The Rhineura floridana isolate rRhiFlo1 chromosome 15, rRhiFlo1.hap2, whole genome shotgun sequence genome window below encodes:
- the LOC133370360 gene encoding protein NKG7-like: MVPCRIFSILVASISIVLLLIALTTNYWLVAYGPSSIVHSGLWQVCIDGHCFAPDMANEYIIATRAFLILASLVALALVLFLIPSIMPWDCGTISGPFVTSIAAFIAGIFTLVAVAVFTAESWGRNKDPQIQLTFEWSFYLAWSAFPMLLLTGIFSLVAHLCSSRSAYDSL; the protein is encoded by the exons ATGGTGCCCTGCAGAATCTTCAGCATACTGGTGGCTTCCATCAGCATTGTCCTTTTGTTGATTGCACTGACCACCAATTACTGGCTAGTGGCCTACGGGCCAAGCAGCATCGTCCACAGTGGCCTCTGGCAAGTGTGCATAGATGGACACTGCTTTGCGCCAGATATGGCTAATG AATACATTATTGCCACGCGTGCATTCCTGATCTTGGCCTCCCTGGTGGCGTTGGCATTGGTCCTTTTTCTTATTCCCTCCATCATGCCTTGGGATTGCGGCACCATCAGCGGGCCCTTCGTTACTTCCATCGCTGCCTTCATAGCCG GAATCTTCACGCTCGTTGCTGTAGCCGTGTTCACTGCTGAATCCTGGGGGAGGAACAAGGACCCTCAAATCCAGCTCACCTTTGAGTGGTCCTTCTACCTTGCCTGGTCAGCATTTCCCATGCTCTTATTGACTG GTATCTTCAGCCTCGTTGCCCACCTGTGTTCTTCAAGGTCTGCCTATGACAGTCTGTGA